Proteins from a single region of Chromobacterium sp. ATCC 53434:
- a CDS encoding thioesterase family protein, giving the protein MFSVEFKVRDYECDMQGIVNNGVYFNYLEHARHEFLLAKGIDFAELARDKIHLVVVRSEMDYKASLTSGDQFVVTVAFEPVSRARFGFRQMVIRQSDGKVALEGLVIGTALNERGRPSIPEGFVDRLTA; this is encoded by the coding sequence ATGTTTTCCGTTGAATTCAAGGTGCGCGACTACGAGTGCGACATGCAGGGCATCGTCAACAACGGCGTGTATTTCAATTATCTGGAACATGCCCGGCACGAGTTCCTGCTGGCGAAAGGCATAGATTTCGCCGAGCTGGCGCGCGACAAGATCCACCTGGTGGTGGTGCGCTCCGAGATGGACTACAAGGCCTCGCTGACCAGCGGCGACCAGTTCGTCGTCACCGTCGCCTTCGAGCCGGTGTCGCGCGCGCGCTTCGGTTTCCGCCAGATGGTGATACGCCAGTCCGACGGCAAGGTGGCGCTGGAGGGGCTGGTGATAGGCACCGCCCTGAACGAGCGCGGCCGCCCGTCGATACCGGAAGGTTTCGTGGACAGGCT